One part of the Chryseobacterium sp. 7 genome encodes these proteins:
- a CDS encoding RidA family protein, which yields MKQIINTVNAPAAIGPYSQANMANGVLYISGQIPVDPATGKLVEGIEKETHQVMKNLEAILTEAGMTFKNVVKATIFLKSMDDFAVMNDIYASYLDSESYPARETVQVSCLPKNVDIEISMIAHQD from the coding sequence ATGAAACAAATAATAAACACAGTTAATGCACCTGCAGCTATCGGACCTTATTCACAAGCTAATATGGCTAATGGAGTCCTGTATATCTCGGGACAGATTCCTGTAGATCCTGCAACTGGTAAATTGGTAGAAGGCATTGAAAAAGAAACGCATCAGGTAATGAAAAACCTTGAAGCGATCCTTACTGAAGCAGGCATGACATTCAAAAACGTTGTAAAAGCTACCATCTTCCTTAAAAGTATGGATGATTTTGCTGTAATGAATGATATCTATGCATCTTACTTAGATTCAGAAAGCTACCCGGCACGTGAAACGGTACAGGTTTCTTGCCTGCCTAAAAATGTGGATATCGAAATTTCTATGATCGCACATCAGGATTAA
- a CDS encoding rhodanese-related sulfurtransferase, which produces MQLYNTLSAEERAQLIDEAGKDRLTLSFYAYAKIEDPKKFRDELFIAWNALDALGRIYVATEGINAQMSVPAEQFEAFRDTLEVYDFMKGIRLNVAVDQDNYSFLKLTIKVRNKIVADGLNDETFDVTNKGIHLKAQEFNNLLEDPNTIVVDFRNHYESEVGHFEGAITPDVENFRESLPIINEQLQDFKEDKNLLMYCTGGIRCEKASAYFKHQGFKNVYQLEGGIIEYTRQIKEEGIESKFIGKNFVFDHRLGERITDDIISQCHQCGKPCDNHTNCANDACHLLFIQCDECKAAMENCCSTECLDTIHLPWDEQVKLRKGLQVGNKVFRKGKSDALKFKSSGDLSDKPLAKAETKNIRQKIAVKKELIGKAEHYYSKSKIAQFLIENKDLSVGDKVLISGPTTGEQEVTITEIYANGGPCDTAKPGDQITFELPFRVRLSDKLYRIVQNA; this is translated from the coding sequence ATGCAACTGTATAACACCTTAAGCGCAGAAGAAAGAGCTCAACTTATTGATGAAGCCGGTAAAGACCGTCTTACTTTGTCTTTCTATGCGTATGCCAAAATCGAAGACCCTAAAAAATTTCGCGACGAATTATTTATAGCCTGGAATGCACTGGATGCACTTGGCCGTATTTATGTTGCCACTGAAGGAATTAATGCTCAGATGAGTGTTCCTGCAGAACAGTTTGAGGCTTTTCGTGATACGCTGGAAGTCTATGACTTCATGAAAGGAATCCGTTTAAATGTAGCGGTAGACCAGGACAATTACTCTTTTTTAAAATTAACCATAAAAGTCAGAAACAAAATTGTTGCTGATGGCCTGAATGACGAAACTTTTGATGTAACCAATAAAGGAATTCACTTAAAAGCTCAGGAATTCAATAATTTACTTGAAGATCCGAATACGATTGTGGTAGATTTCAGAAATCACTACGAAAGTGAAGTAGGGCATTTCGAAGGAGCTATTACTCCGGATGTGGAAAACTTCAGAGAAAGCTTACCGATTATCAACGAACAGCTACAGGATTTTAAAGAAGATAAAAACCTGTTGATGTATTGTACAGGTGGAATCCGTTGTGAAAAAGCCAGTGCTTATTTCAAACATCAGGGCTTTAAAAATGTTTACCAATTAGAAGGCGGTATCATTGAATATACACGCCAGATAAAAGAAGAAGGAATAGAAAGTAAGTTTATTGGTAAAAACTTTGTATTTGACCACCGTTTAGGAGAGAGAATTACAGACGATATTATTTCACAGTGCCACCAATGTGGAAAACCTTGTGATAACCATACGAATTGTGCTAATGATGCCTGTCATCTGTTGTTTATCCAATGTGACGAATGTAAAGCCGCTATGGAAAACTGCTGTTCTACAGAATGTCTCGACACCATCCATTTGCCTTGGGATGAGCAGGTGAAATTGAGAAAAGGATTACAGGTTGGAAATAAAGTCTTCAGAAAAGGAAAATCCGATGCTTTGAAATTCAAAAGCTCCGGAGACTTATCTGATAAACCTTTAGCAAAAGCTGAAACAAAAAATATCCGTCAAAAGATTGCTGTTAAAAAAGAATTGATTGGAAAAGCAGAACACTACTATTCAAAATCAAAAATTGCACAGTTTTTAATTGAGAACAAAGACCTGTCAGTAGGAGATAAAGTATTAATTTCTGGTCCTACAACAGGAGAGCAGGAAGTTACGATTACGGAAATCTATGCTAACGGAGGTCCTTGTGACACTGCAAAACCAGGAGATCAGATTACTTTTGAACTTCCATTCAGAGTTCGTTTGTCTGATAAACTGTACAGAATTGTGCAAAACGCATAA
- a CDS encoding trypsin-like peptidase domain-containing protein: protein MKSTLKKLLPFAVVGVISGATTVGALQYFGHSSNNGDQSYFTTAAPNTSFAGMNTGAVGDDFVKAAKTTVPAVVTIKNYQSRTASRASEQDLFDFFFGDPFGGGGGGQQRQKQQQAPDNMPSGMGSGVIISPDGYIISNNHVVAGANKLEVVLSNKKSYIATLVGTDPNTDISLLKIEEKGLPYLNFANSDNIDVGQWVLAVGNPLGLNSTVTAGIVSAKGRGIGILSSQGKAANPIESFIQTDAAINPGNSGGALVNTNGELIGINSAIQSTTGYYQGYGFAVPSNLARKIVEDIKKFGIVQRGFLGIQSLDLSNDQLVTSYNKQFKTNLKVGSGVYVTGFGDNSGAEDAGLKKGDVVTKIDNYDITDFADLSMSIGSKRPGDKVQVTYLRNGKEGTTTVTLRDQKGGTSTRTKADLSVTEKIGSEFQSIDDRTKAYYGLNSGVVAKNVVEGSEMAKAGIVDGYIITEINGKPVNSQKDVENLLNKFSGTAQIKYMDDYGRNYQRGFKMP, encoded by the coding sequence ATGAAGAGTACTTTAAAAAAACTATTACCATTTGCAGTAGTAGGAGTAATCTCCGGAGCTACTACCGTTGGAGCTTTACAATATTTCGGGCATAGCTCCAATAATGGAGATCAATCTTATTTCACAACAGCCGCACCTAATACTTCATTCGCAGGGATGAATACGGGAGCTGTAGGTGATGATTTTGTGAAAGCAGCTAAAACTACCGTTCCGGCTGTAGTAACCATCAAAAACTACCAAAGCAGAACAGCAAGCAGAGCTTCTGAACAAGATCTGTTCGACTTTTTCTTCGGAGATCCTTTCGGAGGCGGAGGTGGAGGCCAGCAGAGACAGAAGCAGCAACAGGCTCCTGATAATATGCCATCGGGAATGGGTTCTGGTGTAATCATCTCTCCGGACGGTTATATTATTTCCAACAACCACGTGGTAGCAGGTGCTAATAAGCTGGAAGTAGTATTAAGCAATAAGAAATCATATATCGCAACTTTAGTAGGAACTGATCCTAATACAGATATCTCCTTATTAAAGATTGAGGAAAAAGGTCTTCCTTATTTAAATTTTGCGAATTCTGACAATATTGATGTAGGACAATGGGTGCTTGCAGTAGGAAATCCACTTGGATTAAACTCTACGGTAACAGCAGGTATTGTTTCTGCGAAAGGAAGAGGTATCGGAATCTTAAGCAGCCAGGGAAAAGCAGCTAACCCTATCGAAAGCTTCATTCAAACAGATGCTGCCATCAACCCGGGTAACTCAGGGGGTGCTTTGGTGAACACGAATGGTGAGCTTATCGGTATCAACTCTGCTATCCAGTCTACTACAGGATATTATCAGGGATACGGATTTGCTGTTCCTTCTAACCTAGCAAGAAAGATTGTTGAGGATATTAAGAAATTTGGAATTGTACAGAGAGGATTCTTAGGAATTCAGTCACTGGATCTTTCTAATGATCAATTGGTGACTTCTTACAATAAACAGTTCAAAACGAATCTGAAAGTAGGTTCCGGAGTGTATGTAACCGGATTCGGAGATAACAGCGGTGCTGAGGATGCAGGTCTGAAAAAAGGAGATGTTGTTACCAAAATTGATAATTATGACATTACAGATTTTGCTGACCTTTCAATGTCTATCGGAAGCAAACGTCCGGGTGACAAAGTACAGGTAACGTATTTAAGAAACGGTAAAGAAGGTACTACTACTGTAACGCTCAGAGATCAGAAAGGAGGAACCTCTACAAGAACAAAAGCAGATCTTAGTGTAACTGAAAAGATAGGATCAGAATTCCAAAGCATTGATGACAGAACGAAAGCTTATTACGGTTTAAATAGCGGAGTTGTTGCTAAAAATGTTGTAGAAGGAAGCGAAATGGCTAAAGCAGGAATTGTAGATGGCTATATCATCACAGAAATTAATGGTAAGCCAGTAAATTCACAGAAAGATGTAGAAAACTTACTGAATAAATTCTCCGGAACCGCGCAAATAAAATATATGGACGACTACGGAAGAAACTACCAAAGAGGATTTAAAATGCCTTAA
- a CDS encoding phage integrase SAM-like domain-containing protein: MNVNFYLKEPKSKDETLIHFSIIINGSRVKRSTGVKVKPNQWSGTKVKPLAPNSENKNLKLENIQHIINEIERDYLRDRKDLTIDLFRNEFDRKINPEHTNTDNRSFSNVIDEFIKLKTPISSENTIKAYNTLKKTILEFEKEKKYNVNMQSFNLVFNDYFQNYLIEKEFLNSTINKYCKNLKAFLNWTYKRGYHNTTDYKQFDLPSYETDKVVLTAEVIEKLRTQNFKNELKNCIRDIFILSCYTGLRYIDISLITKNDYDDKFLNLHIKKTRENLTIPLLPQAKAILDAQFEHFGKMNVPPNQTCNRILKDLFEEIEFTHTVKFTKHSGGNNIILEQPANKFITVHYGRSFFITNSLTLGMNEELIRKITGHKDYKSFKKYVNFSKEMVAENLHSHWNVKKDPEKVE; encoded by the coding sequence ATGAATGTTAATTTCTATTTGAAAGAACCAAAATCTAAAGATGAAACATTAATCCACTTTAGTATAATAATTAATGGTTCAAGAGTAAAACGCTCAACAGGTGTAAAGGTCAAACCAAATCAATGGAGCGGAACTAAAGTAAAACCATTAGCACCCAATTCCGAAAACAAAAATCTGAAACTAGAAAACATTCAACATATTATTAATGAAATTGAGAGGGACTATTTAAGGGACAGGAAAGACTTAACAATAGATTTATTCAGAAATGAATTTGATAGAAAAATCAATCCTGAACACACAAATACAGATAATCGTTCTTTTTCAAACGTAATTGACGAGTTTATTAAATTAAAAACTCCTATTTCGTCCGAAAATACTATAAAGGCATATAACACTCTAAAAAAGACAATTTTAGAATTTGAAAAAGAAAAAAAATATAATGTCAATATGCAATCATTTAATTTGGTTTTTAATGACTACTTTCAAAATTATCTGATTGAAAAAGAGTTTTTGAACTCCACAATTAACAAATACTGTAAAAATCTGAAAGCTTTTCTAAATTGGACGTATAAAAGAGGTTATCATAACACTACTGATTACAAGCAATTTGATTTACCCAGCTATGAAACTGACAAAGTTGTATTAACGGCAGAAGTTATCGAAAAACTTAGAACACAAAATTTTAAGAATGAGTTAAAGAATTGCATACGAGACATTTTTATTCTAAGTTGTTATACAGGTCTCCGTTATATTGATATTTCATTAATCACTAAAAACGATTATGATGACAAATTTTTGAATTTACACATTAAGAAAACGAGGGAAAATTTAACGATCCCCTTACTTCCACAAGCAAAGGCAATTTTAGATGCTCAATTCGAGCATTTTGGTAAAATGAATGTTCCACCAAATCAAACATGTAACCGAATATTGAAAGATTTGTTTGAAGAGATAGAATTTACTCACACTGTAAAGTTTACAAAGCACTCAGGCGGTAATAACATTATTTTAGAGCAACCTGCAAATAAATTTATTACAGTTCATTATGGTAGATCATTTTTTATAACCAATTCTTTAACATTAGGAATGAATGAAGAACTCATTAGAAAAATTACAGGACATAAAGACTATAAATCCTTTAAGAAATATGTTAATTTTTCAAAAGAAATGGTAGCCGAAAATTTACATTCACATTGGAATGTCAAGAAAGATCCTGAAAAAGTGGAATAA
- a CDS encoding recombinase family protein, with translation MKARYIRVSTGGQNTARQEEKQSEGERIFIDVVSGSTPFKDRTQGKELIKAIENNEISYVSVSSIDRLGRNLYDIITTLEFFKEKGVILKVDNLGIESLIKGKENQAFKLIISVMANIAEMERETILERQREGIAPAKAKGIYKGREKGSTESIEDFLFKYKEVIKSLKKGNSIRDTAKICSVSIGTVQKVKNNI, from the coding sequence ATGAAAGCACGATATATTAGAGTTTCCACAGGAGGGCAGAACACCGCAAGACAGGAAGAGAAACAGTCAGAGGGCGAAAGAATATTTATTGATGTTGTTAGCGGTTCTACTCCCTTTAAGGATAGAACGCAGGGAAAAGAGCTTATAAAAGCGATTGAAAATAATGAGATTAGTTACGTTTCTGTAAGTTCTATTGACAGGCTCGGAAGAAACCTGTATGACATCATTACGACTCTGGAATTTTTCAAAGAAAAGGGCGTTATTCTTAAGGTAGATAACCTCGGAATAGAAAGTTTGATTAAAGGAAAAGAGAACCAGGCATTCAAGCTCATCATTTCTGTTATGGCTAACATTGCAGAAATGGAGCGGGAAACCATTTTAGAGCGTCAACGGGAGGGAATAGCACCTGCAAAGGCTAAGGGTATTTATAAAGGACGTGAGAAAGGTTCTACAGAAAGTATAGAAGATTTCCTTTTCAAGTATAAAGAGGTTATTAAAAGCCTAAAGAAAGGAAACTCAATACGAGATACGGCAAAAATATGCTCGGTCAGCATTGGAACAGTTCAGAAAGTAAAAAATAATATCTGA
- a CDS encoding antirestriction protein ArdA, whose amino-acid sequence MTKLQNCLEDFQIYVGTYGKYNLGSIYGEWLQLSNYSSYDELLEAMQELHQDEDDPEYMFQDYECSQFFIKQKLISECHLSVNIYEIAEQINNSDYDFEVIEAYAECMSYYHEDVGDLLDSLSDSYYGEYSSDEDFAQCTLEQDGSIPENLPSYICIDWEATARHLMYDYMSSNGYYFRN is encoded by the coding sequence ATGACAAAGTTACAAAATTGTTTGGAGGACTTCCAAATCTATGTCGGTACTTATGGCAAGTACAATTTAGGAAGCATTTACGGTGAATGGCTTCAATTATCAAACTATTCAAGTTATGATGAGCTTTTAGAAGCTATGCAGGAACTACACCAAGACGAAGACGATCCCGAATATATGTTTCAGGATTATGAATGTAGTCAGTTCTTTATCAAACAAAAGCTAATCAGCGAATGCCATCTTTCAGTAAACATTTACGAAATAGCCGAACAAATCAATAATTCAGATTATGATTTCGAGGTTATAGAAGCCTATGCGGAGTGTATGAGTTATTATCATGAGGACGTAGGAGACCTTTTAGATAGCCTTTCGGATTCATATTATGGTGAGTACAGTTCGGACGAGGATTTTGCGCAGTGTACTTTAGAACAGGACGGCTCAATTCCTGAAAACTTACCCTCATACATCTGTATTGATTGGGAAGCAACCGCCAGACATTTGATGTACGATTATATGAGTTCTAACGGGTATTATTTCAGAAACTAA
- a CDS encoding putative LPS assembly protein LptD yields MAKTVLKNILQILIILIFNNFLAQKTPEKLPKNAVNDTISKKDTIVVKKESLDDILRTKADDQRRDIPKKMTFLNKNAQVKYQDMQIDADYISIDDNKNLIYARGKQDSLGKIIEPVITTQAGKKYETNEFSYNTKTKQAIAFNARTEESEGVIIAQKTKKYNDSVFAMRKADYTTDDYFIKKKDTAADYFMRAYNIKLIKTKNKSQIVTGPIQMFIEQVPTPLYLPFAILPFSAKRAAGILIPSFGEREDVGFFLNGIGYYQPIGEHFDLKVLADIYTKGSWNLRPQVNYQKKYRYSGNFTADIGTMVRGIKGLDDYTKNSTYRINWTHSQDSKANPFLTFSASVDIVSTKFYNNPLNNNYIFNQNVLNTQQNSTVTLTKRFLKLPMTITGTASYSQNFATGLADLRLPQMNVAINQFYLFKSRTGIRQGLLENITVNTGFNLTNFVNTQENELFKKEMWDKMQTGLKNNIALATNTTLAKYFTFSLSANIDNALTTKTLNRYYDPVKNVTVDEINKNFTGYSTFSTSASLQTTLYGMMKFKKGSAIEAVRHMMTPSIGFTYSPDFSSPNFGYYRNYYNANGALTPYSIFEKGIIGSPSSGMVGALGFNIGNNIEMKVKSKSDSTGVKKIKIFESLNLAGSYNFAAKDHPWSIFTINGQSSFFNNKLTVNTSLSLEPYKIDFSSGSDTGVRTEQFGHFSVQGFNVQLSYPLSSEIFGEKTDYAKKYASKGEVRNENYYFDDDHYAHFDQAWTLNISANYAYSKGLSRLPNKIASIGLDGSIKLTPYWNINGSTHYDMVTKELAYTRIGFSRDQRSFTINFNWVPFGQYKVYDFFIGIKANILSDALKYKDRSFTQPNAPF; encoded by the coding sequence TTGGCCAAAACCGTCCTCAAAAATATATTACAAATTTTAATTATCCTAATTTTTAACAATTTTTTAGCACAGAAAACTCCTGAAAAATTGCCTAAAAATGCGGTTAATGATACTATTTCCAAAAAGGATACCATAGTTGTAAAAAAAGAATCTCTGGATGATATTCTTCGTACAAAAGCTGACGACCAAAGGAGAGACATCCCGAAAAAAATGACTTTCCTGAACAAAAATGCGCAGGTAAAGTATCAGGATATGCAGATTGATGCAGATTATATTTCTATTGATGATAATAAAAATTTAATCTATGCGAGAGGAAAACAAGACTCTTTAGGGAAAATCATAGAACCTGTAATTACCACACAGGCCGGGAAAAAATACGAAACCAACGAATTTAGCTATAATACAAAAACCAAACAGGCTATTGCTTTCAATGCCCGTACAGAAGAAAGCGAAGGAGTAATTATAGCGCAGAAGACCAAAAAATATAACGATTCCGTATTCGCGATGAGAAAAGCGGATTATACAACGGATGATTATTTCATTAAGAAAAAAGATACAGCTGCGGATTATTTTATGAGAGCTTATAATATTAAGCTGATTAAAACCAAAAATAAATCCCAGATCGTTACGGGGCCTATTCAGATGTTTATTGAGCAGGTTCCTACACCTCTTTACCTTCCGTTTGCCATTTTGCCGTTTTCGGCTAAAAGAGCTGCAGGTATTCTGATCCCGAGTTTTGGTGAAAGGGAAGATGTAGGTTTTTTCCTTAATGGAATTGGATATTATCAGCCGATTGGAGAACACTTTGACCTTAAAGTTCTGGCAGATATTTATACCAAAGGAAGCTGGAATCTACGTCCTCAGGTGAATTATCAGAAGAAATACCGCTACTCCGGAAACTTTACAGCAGATATTGGTACCATGGTGAGAGGGATTAAAGGGTTGGATGATTATACCAAAAACAGTACCTATAGAATTAACTGGACGCACTCTCAGGATTCTAAAGCGAATCCTTTCCTTACATTCAGTGCTTCTGTTGATATAGTAAGTACAAAGTTTTATAACAACCCGCTGAACAACAACTATATTTTCAACCAGAATGTACTGAATACGCAGCAGAACTCTACGGTAACCCTTACCAAAAGATTCCTGAAACTTCCAATGACCATTACCGGAACAGCTTCTTATTCACAGAACTTTGCAACAGGATTGGCAGATCTTCGTCTTCCGCAGATGAATGTTGCCATCAATCAGTTCTATTTGTTTAAATCAAGAACGGGAATCAGGCAGGGACTTCTTGAAAATATTACAGTAAATACAGGTTTCAATCTTACCAACTTCGTGAATACTCAGGAAAATGAGCTGTTCAAAAAAGAAATGTGGGATAAAATGCAGACCGGGCTTAAAAACAATATTGCATTGGCAACCAATACCACATTGGCGAAATATTTCACTTTCAGCTTAAGTGCCAATATTGACAATGCCCTGACTACAAAAACACTGAACAGATATTACGATCCGGTAAAGAATGTTACTGTAGATGAGATCAATAAAAACTTTACAGGATACTCTACCTTTTCTACGTCTGCCAGTCTTCAGACTACCCTTTACGGAATGATGAAATTCAAAAAAGGATCTGCAATAGAAGCGGTGAGACATATGATGACACCAAGTATTGGGTTTACGTATTCTCCGGATTTCTCAAGTCCTAATTTCGGATATTACAGAAACTATTACAATGCTAACGGAGCCCTTACTCCTTATTCTATCTTTGAAAAAGGAATCATCGGAAGCCCGTCTAGCGGAATGGTAGGTGCTCTTGGTTTCAATATCGGGAACAATATCGAGATGAAAGTGAAATCAAAAAGCGATTCTACAGGGGTAAAGAAAATCAAAATTTTTGAATCTTTGAACCTTGCCGGAAGTTATAACTTCGCTGCGAAAGATCACCCTTGGTCTATATTCACAATTAACGGGCAGTCTTCTTTCTTCAATAATAAACTTACAGTAAATACCAGTCTTTCATTGGAGCCTTATAAAATTGATTTCTCTTCAGGATCGGATACGGGTGTAAGAACAGAGCAGTTCGGGCACTTCAGTGTGCAGGGATTCAATGTGCAGCTATCCTATCCTTTAAGCAGTGAAATTTTTGGTGAAAAGACAGATTATGCTAAAAAATATGCTTCGAAAGGAGAAGTCCGAAATGAGAATTATTATTTTGATGATGATCATTATGCTCATTTTGATCAGGCGTGGACTTTGAACATCAGTGCCAACTATGCTTACTCGAAAGGATTGAGTAGATTGCCGAATAAAATTGCATCCATCGGATTAGACGGTAGTATTAAACTTACACCTTACTGGAATATCAACGGAAGTACGCATTATGATATGGTAACTAAAGAATTGGCATATACAAGAATTGGTTTTTCCAGAGATCAGCGAAGCTTTACAATCAATTTCAACTGGGTTCCTTTCGGACAGTATAAAGTATATGACTTCTTTATCGGGATCAAAGCCAATATCTTAAGTGATGCATTGAAGTACAAAGACAGAAGCTTTACCCAACCAAATGCACCTTTCTAA
- a CDS encoding N-acetylmuramoyl-L-alanine amidase has protein sequence MHKQNFKIILSFLLILTSNFIFSQKKFTIVLDAGHGGSDHGANRTYSDIGRVAEKDITLAITLKVGAMLEKNRDFKVIYTRKIDEYPSLSDRTNLANRSKADLFVSIHCNSSQRPTAYGTETYVQGPNQNNENLEVAKRENDVIFLDEKDKQTFGSYNPDSPESLIALKLQQSKYLESSLLLGGLVEDNFVNKDKRSSRGVFQKNLHVLRMNAMPSVLIETGFINHPEESHYIASDKGQTEIAESIYNAIIDYKKAVDRKSGGSFAVKKPEPEKPAEVPLKNDFRILLMSSPTKYNENDPALKGLNYILTLKENGQYKYYYAVTNMASVKDINLKTAKDAGFRNAFAVGFMPNQRINMGYYTIEVYSGDKLNGNSYILQNLKDVEREKDSGVFYYTYGKVYTLEDAVKLQKELEAKGIKNTVIQKVYK, from the coding sequence ATGCACAAACAAAATTTTAAAATAATTTTATCATTTCTCCTCATCCTTACCAGCAACTTTATTTTCTCTCAAAAGAAGTTTACTATCGTTCTGGATGCGGGACACGGAGGAAGTGATCATGGAGCGAACAGGACTTATTCTGACATTGGAAGAGTGGCAGAAAAAGACATTACTCTTGCCATTACGTTAAAAGTAGGGGCCATGTTAGAAAAAAACAGGGATTTCAAAGTAATATATACCCGAAAAATTGACGAGTATCCTTCTCTATCTGACAGAACCAATCTGGCGAACAGGAGTAAAGCAGACCTTTTTGTATCTATTCACTGTAATTCTTCCCAAAGACCTACAGCTTATGGTACAGAAACGTATGTACAGGGCCCTAACCAAAATAATGAGAATCTTGAGGTTGCCAAAAGAGAGAATGACGTAATTTTCCTGGATGAAAAAGATAAGCAGACCTTCGGTTCTTATAACCCCGATTCTCCGGAATCATTAATTGCTTTGAAACTTCAGCAAAGTAAGTATTTGGAATCAAGTCTTCTTTTAGGTGGATTAGTAGAGGATAATTTTGTGAATAAAGATAAAAGATCTTCAAGAGGAGTTTTCCAGAAGAATCTTCACGTTCTCCGTATGAATGCCATGCCGTCTGTATTGATAGAAACCGGGTTCATCAACCATCCGGAAGAAAGCCACTATATTGCTTCAGACAAAGGACAGACTGAGATTGCAGAAAGTATCTATAATGCAATCATTGATTATAAAAAGGCAGTCGACAGAAAATCAGGCGGTTCTTTTGCGGTAAAAAAACCGGAACCGGAAAAACCAGCAGAAGTTCCTTTGAAAAATGATTTCAGAATTCTATTAATGAGTTCACCTACGAAATACAATGAAAACGACCCTGCTTTGAAAGGCCTTAATTATATTCTTACTCTTAAAGAAAACGGTCAGTATAAATACTACTATGCTGTAACGAATATGGCTTCTGTGAAAGATATCAATCTTAAAACAGCTAAGGATGCCGGATTCAGAAATGCTTTTGCAGTAGGTTTTATGCCTAATCAAAGGATTAACATGGGCTACTATACGATAGAAGTATATTCCGGTGATAAACTGAACGGTAATTCTTACATCCTTCAGAACCTGAAAGACGTGGAAAGAGAGAAAGACAGTGGCGTGTTCTATTACACTTATGGAAAGGTTTACACGTTAGAAGATGCTGTGAAACTTCAAAAAGAACTTGAAGCTAAAGGCATCAAAAACACGGTAATACAGAAAGTCTACAAATAA